From Mytilus edulis chromosome 9, xbMytEdul2.2, whole genome shotgun sequence, the proteins below share one genomic window:
- the LOC139487620 gene encoding sphingomyelin synthase-related protein 1-like isoform X2, giving the protein MVDPVTWNCKQVGQWLKENGFEKYKKLLCDEHKINGEALLVLTENDLKQPPLQLTVLGDIKRLMLIIRKVQLQSNGNQSPQPNGSRTFQKTSTPLSRSYQQSSSPQNYERLDSSESLEDNDYADLNEISQQLRQGHFSKNLDPELWKTALSFVYVFTVFLMTSFVMVIVHDRVPDTEKYPPLPDIFLDNVPYISWAFKACELIALGLGLTWIVLLFFHKHRFILMRRMFSMIGTIFILRCICMLITSLSVPGAHLKCEGKLYGDIWTKLRRTFEIWTGLGMTLSGVRTCGDYMFSGHTVFVTMLNFLITEYTPRKMYYLHTSAWVANMFALFFILAAHEHYSIDVFVAFYITSRMFLYYHTLANNRSLMLRDKKRTRIWFPLFTFFESRCDGIVPNEFEWPLPSWEQVKHMFIGLKSDIAASSKNKKKL; this is encoded by the exons ATGGTTGATCCTGTTACATGGAATTGTAAACAAGTTGGTCAGTGGTTGAAAGAAAATGGTTTTGAAAAATACAAGAAGTTACTCTGCGATGAGCATAAGATCAATGGTGAAGCATTACTGGTTCTGACAGAAAATGACTTGAAACAGCCACCATTACAGTTGACGGTTTTAGGAGATATTAAGCGGTTAATGCTTATCATTAGAAAAGTACAATTGCAGAGTAATGGTAACCAAAGCCCTCAACCAAATGGGTCCAGAACATTCCAGAAAACATCAACACCTCTCTCAAGGTCGTACCAACAGTCATCATCTCCACAAAACTATGAACGCTTGGATAGCAGTGAATCCTTGGAAGACAATGATTATGCTGATTTAAATGAAATTTCGCAACAATTGAGACAGGGACATTTCTCCAAAAATTTGGACCCAGAGCTATGGAAGACTGCTTTAAGTTTCGTTTATGTATTTACAGTTTTTTTAATGACTTCCTTTGTAATGGTTATAGTCCATGACAGGGTACCAGATACAGAGAAATACCCTCCATTGCCAGATATATTCTTAGATAATGTACCCTATATATCATGGGCATTTAAAGCATGTGAACTTATTGCCTTAGGACTAGGATTAACATGGATTGTTTTATTATTCTTTCATAAACACAG ATTTATATTAATGAGAAGAATGTTTTCCATGATAGGAACCATTTTTATACTTCGTTGTATTTGTATGTTGATTACATCATTGTCTGTACCAGGTGCACATCTGAAATGTGAAGGAAAG CTGTATGGAGATATATGGACCAAACTACGTAGAACTTTTGAGATCTGGACAGGACTAGGTATGACACTGTCAGGTGTTAGGACTTGTGGAGATTACATGTTTAGTGGACATACAGTCTTTGTTACTATGCTCAACTTTCTCATAACTGAAt aCACGCCAAGAAAGATGTATTATCTCCATACTTCAGCATGGGTAGCCAATATGTTTGCACTATTCTTCATTCTAGCAGCCCATGAGCATTACTCCATAGATGTGTTTGTTGCTTTCTACATCACTTCCCGTATGTTTCTTTATTACCACACTCTTGCCAACAATCGTTCACTTATGTTACGTGATAAGAAGAGAACACGTATCTGGTTTCCTTTATTCACGTTCTTCGAGTCTAGATGTGATGGTATTGTAcctaatgagtttgaatggccGCTGCCTAGTTGGGAACAAGTTAAACACATGTTTATTGGATTGAAATCAGACATTGC
- the LOC139487620 gene encoding sphingomyelin synthase-related protein 1-like isoform X1 encodes MLVSMMVDPVTWNCKQVGQWLKENGFEKYKKLLCDEHKINGEALLVLTENDLKQPPLQLTVLGDIKRLMLIIRKVQLQSNGNQSPQPNGSRTFQKTSTPLSRSYQQSSSPQNYERLDSSESLEDNDYADLNEISQQLRQGHFSKNLDPELWKTALSFVYVFTVFLMTSFVMVIVHDRVPDTEKYPPLPDIFLDNVPYISWAFKACELIALGLGLTWIVLLFFHKHRFILMRRMFSMIGTIFILRCICMLITSLSVPGAHLKCEGKLYGDIWTKLRRTFEIWTGLGMTLSGVRTCGDYMFSGHTVFVTMLNFLITEYTPRKMYYLHTSAWVANMFALFFILAAHEHYSIDVFVAFYITSRMFLYYHTLANNRSLMLRDKKRTRIWFPLFTFFESRCDGIVPNEFEWPLPSWEQVKHMFIGLKSDIAASSKNKKKL; translated from the exons ATGCTTGTATCAA TGATGGTTGATCCTGTTACATGGAATTGTAAACAAGTTGGTCAGTGGTTGAAAGAAAATGGTTTTGAAAAATACAAGAAGTTACTCTGCGATGAGCATAAGATCAATGGTGAAGCATTACTGGTTCTGACAGAAAATGACTTGAAACAGCCACCATTACAGTTGACGGTTTTAGGAGATATTAAGCGGTTAATGCTTATCATTAGAAAAGTACAATTGCAGAGTAATGGTAACCAAAGCCCTCAACCAAATGGGTCCAGAACATTCCAGAAAACATCAACACCTCTCTCAAGGTCGTACCAACAGTCATCATCTCCACAAAACTATGAACGCTTGGATAGCAGTGAATCCTTGGAAGACAATGATTATGCTGATTTAAATGAAATTTCGCAACAATTGAGACAGGGACATTTCTCCAAAAATTTGGACCCAGAGCTATGGAAGACTGCTTTAAGTTTCGTTTATGTATTTACAGTTTTTTTAATGACTTCCTTTGTAATGGTTATAGTCCATGACAGGGTACCAGATACAGAGAAATACCCTCCATTGCCAGATATATTCTTAGATAATGTACCCTATATATCATGGGCATTTAAAGCATGTGAACTTATTGCCTTAGGACTAGGATTAACATGGATTGTTTTATTATTCTTTCATAAACACAG ATTTATATTAATGAGAAGAATGTTTTCCATGATAGGAACCATTTTTATACTTCGTTGTATTTGTATGTTGATTACATCATTGTCTGTACCAGGTGCACATCTGAAATGTGAAGGAAAG CTGTATGGAGATATATGGACCAAACTACGTAGAACTTTTGAGATCTGGACAGGACTAGGTATGACACTGTCAGGTGTTAGGACTTGTGGAGATTACATGTTTAGTGGACATACAGTCTTTGTTACTATGCTCAACTTTCTCATAACTGAAt aCACGCCAAGAAAGATGTATTATCTCCATACTTCAGCATGGGTAGCCAATATGTTTGCACTATTCTTCATTCTAGCAGCCCATGAGCATTACTCCATAGATGTGTTTGTTGCTTTCTACATCACTTCCCGTATGTTTCTTTATTACCACACTCTTGCCAACAATCGTTCACTTATGTTACGTGATAAGAAGAGAACACGTATCTGGTTTCCTTTATTCACGTTCTTCGAGTCTAGATGTGATGGTATTGTAcctaatgagtttgaatggccGCTGCCTAGTTGGGAACAAGTTAAACACATGTTTATTGGATTGAAATCAGACATTGC